The proteins below are encoded in one region of Macrobrachium rosenbergii isolate ZJJX-2024 chromosome 29, ASM4041242v1, whole genome shotgun sequence:
- the LOC136854669 gene encoding tubulin alpha-2 chain isoform X2, giving the protein MRECISVHIGQAGVQMGNACWELYCLEHGIQPDGHLAEDAQQEENMYTTFFQETGRGKYVPRAIYVDLEPTVVDTVRTGPYRQLFHPEQLINGKEDAANNYARGHYTIGKEQVDLVLDKMRKMADACSGLQGFLVFHSFGGGTGSGFTSLLMERLSVDYGKKSKLQFTVYPAPQICTAVVEPYNSILTTHTTLEHSDCAFMVDNEAIYDICRRNLGIERPSYENLNRLIGQIVSSITASLRFDGALNVDLTEFQTNLVPYPRIHFPLVTYAPVLSVEKAYHEQLSVAEITNACFEPANQMVKCDPRTGKYMACCLLYRGDVVPKDVNSAIAAIKTKRQIQFVDWCPTGFKVGINYQAPTVIPNGDMAPTQRAVCMISNTTAIAEAWARLNHKFDLMYSKRAFVHWYVGEGMEEGEFAEAREDLAALEHDYEEVARDSNQDEEEDNEY; this is encoded by the exons AGGGAATGCATCAGCGTCCATATCGGCCAAGCCGGAGTCCAGATGGGCAATGCCTGCTGGGAGCTCTACTGTCTGGAGCATGGAATCCAGCCTGATGGCCACTTGG CGGAGGACGCTCAGCAAGAGGAAAATATGTACACAACATTCTTCCAAGAAACAGGACGAGGAAAATATGTTCCAAGAGCAATCTATGTCGACCTGGAACCCACTGTTGTCG ATACTGTGAGAACGGGACCTTACAGGCAGCTGTTCCATCCAGAACAGCTGATCAATGGCAAGGAAGATGCTGCTAACAATTATGCCAGAGGACATTACACTATTGGCAAGGAGCAAGTCGATCTTGTTCTGGACAAGATGCGCAAGATGGCTGATGCTTGCTCAGGCCTTCAG GGCTTCCTCGTCTTCCACTCCTTTGGTGGAGGTACTGGCTCAGGCTTCACCTCTCTTCTGATGGAGAGGCTGTCTGTGGACTATGGAAAGAAGAGCAAACTCCAGTTTACTGTCTATCCAGCACCTCAG ATATGTACTGCTGTGGTGGAGCCTTACAATTCTATCCTAACCACACACACTACCCTGGAGCATTCAGACTGTGCCTTTATGGTAGATAATGAAGCCATTTACGACATCTGCCGTAGGAACTTGGGTATTGAGAGGCCTTCTTATGAAAACCTGAATCGTCTGATAGGACAGATTGTGTCTTCCATTACAGCATCTCTTAG GTTTGATGGCGCTTTGAACGTAGACTTGACTGAGTTCCAGACAAACTTGGTGCCTTACCCAAGAATTCACTTCCCTCTCGTTACTTATGCCCCAGTTCTCAGCGTCGAGAAG GCTTACCATGAGCAACTTTCAGTGGCTGAGATTACCAACGCTTGCTTCGAGCCAGCCAACCAGATGGTGAAATGCGACCCAAGAACAG GTAAATACATGGCTTGCTGCCTGCTGTACCGAGGAGACGTTGTACCGAAGGATGTCAACTCAGCCATCGCTGCCATCAAAACCAAGCGTCAGATTCAGTTCGTGGATTGGTGTCCTACAGGATTCAAG GTTGGCATCAACTACCAGGCCCCTACCGTGATCCCTAACGGAGACATGGCCCCTACTCAGAGGGCTGTGTGTATGATTTCCAACACGACCGCCATTGCAGAGGCATGGGCCAGACTTAACCACAAATTCGACCTTATGTACTCCAAGAGAGCCTTCGTTCACTG GTATGTAGGTGAGGGCATGGAGGAAGGAGAGTTCGCCGAGGCCCGGGAAGATCTGGCGGCTCTGGAACACGACTACGAAGAAGTTGCCCGGGACTCCAAccaagatgaggaagaagacaaCGAGTATTAA
- the LOC136854669 gene encoding tubulin alpha-2 chain isoform X1, with the protein MGPLVTPFAQQRECISVHIGQAGVQMGNACWELYCLEHGIQPDGHLAEDAQQEENMYTTFFQETGRGKYVPRAIYVDLEPTVVDTVRTGPYRQLFHPEQLINGKEDAANNYARGHYTIGKEQVDLVLDKMRKMADACSGLQGFLVFHSFGGGTGSGFTSLLMERLSVDYGKKSKLQFTVYPAPQICTAVVEPYNSILTTHTTLEHSDCAFMVDNEAIYDICRRNLGIERPSYENLNRLIGQIVSSITASLRFDGALNVDLTEFQTNLVPYPRIHFPLVTYAPVLSVEKAYHEQLSVAEITNACFEPANQMVKCDPRTGKYMACCLLYRGDVVPKDVNSAIAAIKTKRQIQFVDWCPTGFKVGINYQAPTVIPNGDMAPTQRAVCMISNTTAIAEAWARLNHKFDLMYSKRAFVHWYVGEGMEEGEFAEAREDLAALEHDYEEVARDSNQDEEEDNEY; encoded by the exons AGGGAATGCATCAGCGTCCATATCGGCCAAGCCGGAGTCCAGATGGGCAATGCCTGCTGGGAGCTCTACTGTCTGGAGCATGGAATCCAGCCTGATGGCCACTTGG CGGAGGACGCTCAGCAAGAGGAAAATATGTACACAACATTCTTCCAAGAAACAGGACGAGGAAAATATGTTCCAAGAGCAATCTATGTCGACCTGGAACCCACTGTTGTCG ATACTGTGAGAACGGGACCTTACAGGCAGCTGTTCCATCCAGAACAGCTGATCAATGGCAAGGAAGATGCTGCTAACAATTATGCCAGAGGACATTACACTATTGGCAAGGAGCAAGTCGATCTTGTTCTGGACAAGATGCGCAAGATGGCTGATGCTTGCTCAGGCCTTCAG GGCTTCCTCGTCTTCCACTCCTTTGGTGGAGGTACTGGCTCAGGCTTCACCTCTCTTCTGATGGAGAGGCTGTCTGTGGACTATGGAAAGAAGAGCAAACTCCAGTTTACTGTCTATCCAGCACCTCAG ATATGTACTGCTGTGGTGGAGCCTTACAATTCTATCCTAACCACACACACTACCCTGGAGCATTCAGACTGTGCCTTTATGGTAGATAATGAAGCCATTTACGACATCTGCCGTAGGAACTTGGGTATTGAGAGGCCTTCTTATGAAAACCTGAATCGTCTGATAGGACAGATTGTGTCTTCCATTACAGCATCTCTTAG GTTTGATGGCGCTTTGAACGTAGACTTGACTGAGTTCCAGACAAACTTGGTGCCTTACCCAAGAATTCACTTCCCTCTCGTTACTTATGCCCCAGTTCTCAGCGTCGAGAAG GCTTACCATGAGCAACTTTCAGTGGCTGAGATTACCAACGCTTGCTTCGAGCCAGCCAACCAGATGGTGAAATGCGACCCAAGAACAG GTAAATACATGGCTTGCTGCCTGCTGTACCGAGGAGACGTTGTACCGAAGGATGTCAACTCAGCCATCGCTGCCATCAAAACCAAGCGTCAGATTCAGTTCGTGGATTGGTGTCCTACAGGATTCAAG GTTGGCATCAACTACCAGGCCCCTACCGTGATCCCTAACGGAGACATGGCCCCTACTCAGAGGGCTGTGTGTATGATTTCCAACACGACCGCCATTGCAGAGGCATGGGCCAGACTTAACCACAAATTCGACCTTATGTACTCCAAGAGAGCCTTCGTTCACTG GTATGTAGGTGAGGGCATGGAGGAAGGAGAGTTCGCCGAGGCCCGGGAAGATCTGGCGGCTCTGGAACACGACTACGAAGAAGTTGCCCGGGACTCCAAccaagatgaggaagaagacaaCGAGTATTAA